From Callithrix jacchus isolate 240 chromosome 3, calJac240_pri, whole genome shotgun sequence, a single genomic window includes:
- the LOC103791995 gene encoding uncharacterized protein LOC103791995, producing the protein MKRVRRSREAREPGLQAPPRLLSRSWHNRLTSLPSPTARAAPPAAPGAPRLLRAALLLLLLVAAGQRAAGESVVNELSCQCLQILQRIHRQEHVKCEQVPRIPLRPNRRHLSPAAPSRCQRWGLRPSGRPTLCGTRPPVSRDPLLSAEPHSRMSRKLV; encoded by the exons ATGAAAAGGGTTCGCCGATCTCGAGAAGCCAGAGAACCAGGGCTGCAGGCACCTCCCCGCCTGCTCTCCCGCTCCTGGCACAACCGTCTGACCAGCCTGCCGAGCCCCACCGCCCGCGCCGCGCCCCCGGCCGCCCCCGGCGCTCCCCGGCTCCTGCGGGCAGCgctgctgctcctgctcctggTCGCCGCCGGCCAGCGTGCCGCAG GAGAATCCGTGGTCAATGAACTGAGCTGCCAATGCTTGCAGATCCTGCAGAGAATTCACCGCCAAGAACACGTGAAATGTGAACAAGTCCCCAGGATCCCACTGCGCCCAAACCGAAGGCACTTAAGTCCCGCCGCACCCTCCCGCTGCCAACGCTGGGGTCTTAGACCTTCCGGCCGCCCCACCCTGTGTGGAACCCGACCTCCTGTCTCACGGGATCCCCTTCTCTCAGCAGAACCACATTCAAGAATGAGCAGAAAGCTTGTCTGA